From Cellulomonas dongxiuzhuiae, the proteins below share one genomic window:
- a CDS encoding NAD(P)H-dependent glycerol-3-phosphate dehydrogenase, with protein sequence MTTEDGPLRAAVLGSGSWGTTFAAVLADAGCEVTVWGRDAATVHEIAHEGRNTRYLPGIELPAGVTATLDAREAVAGADVLAVAVPSQRARDVLAPLADAVPAHTVVVSLMKGVELDTDQRMSEVVAQSLRIDASRVAVLSGPNLAREIAQRQPTATVVASTSDATARLVARACASSYFRPYTNPDVVGVELCGAVKNVIALAVGISQGRGMGFNTMATVITRGLVEITRLGLALGADADTFPGLAGMGDLMATCASPDSRNHTLGVHIGRGMSLDEAIVATGGTAEGVKSCRSVLALATSLGVDMPITSAVVQVLHEDLPVDHLAGLLLARPHKAEGV encoded by the coding sequence ATGACGACCGAGGACGGCCCGCTGCGGGCGGCGGTGCTCGGGTCGGGCAGCTGGGGCACGACGTTCGCGGCCGTCCTGGCGGACGCGGGCTGCGAGGTGACCGTGTGGGGGCGGGACGCCGCGACGGTCCACGAGATCGCCCACGAGGGGCGCAACACGCGCTACCTGCCGGGCATCGAGCTGCCTGCGGGTGTGACGGCGACCCTCGACGCGCGCGAGGCCGTCGCCGGGGCCGACGTGCTCGCCGTGGCGGTGCCGTCGCAGCGCGCGCGCGACGTGCTGGCCCCGCTGGCGGACGCCGTCCCCGCGCACACCGTCGTCGTGTCGCTCATGAAGGGCGTCGAGCTCGACACCGACCAGCGGATGAGCGAGGTGGTCGCCCAGAGCCTGCGTATCGACGCGAGCCGCGTCGCCGTGCTGTCGGGCCCCAACCTCGCGCGGGAGATCGCGCAGCGCCAGCCGACGGCCACCGTCGTCGCGTCGACGAGCGACGCGACCGCCCGCCTCGTGGCACGCGCCTGCGCGTCGTCCTACTTCCGCCCGTACACCAACCCGGACGTCGTGGGCGTCGAGCTGTGCGGCGCCGTGAAGAACGTCATCGCGCTCGCCGTGGGCATCTCCCAGGGGCGGGGGATGGGGTTCAACACGATGGCGACCGTCATCACGCGCGGTCTGGTGGAGATCACACGGCTCGGGCTCGCGCTCGGTGCCGACGCGGACACGTTCCCGGGGCTCGCCGGCATGGGCGACCTCATGGCGACGTGCGCGTCGCCGGACTCGCGCAACCACACCCTCGGCGTGCACATCGGTCGCGGCATGAGCCTGGACGAGGCGATCGTCGCGACCGGCGGCACCGCCGAGGGCGTCAAGTCCTGCCGGTCGGTGCTGGCGCTGGCGACGTCGCTGGGCGTGGACATGCCCATCACCTCGGCCGTCGTGCAGGTGCTGCACGAGGACCTGCCGGTGGACCACCTGGCCGGCCTCCTGCTGGCGCGGCCCCACAAGGCCGAGGGCGTCTGA
- the leuD gene encoding 3-isopropylmalate dehydratase small subunit — MEKFSQHTGVGVPLRRSNVDTDQIIPAVYLKRVTRTGFEDALFAAWRGDPAFVLNQDAYRSGSVLVAGPDFGTGSSREHAVWALKDYGFRVVISPRFADIFRGNSGKQGLLAAQVGQEDVELLWKILETRPGTEVTVDLASRTVTCDDVVVPFQVDDYTRWRLMEGLDDIGLTLQHADEITEFEKRRESWRPATLPAKHLPPVDVRPARPVVPLGLGPTRGA, encoded by the coding sequence ATGGAGAAGTTCAGCCAGCACACCGGGGTCGGCGTCCCGCTGCGTCGCAGCAACGTCGACACCGACCAGATCATCCCCGCCGTGTACCTCAAGCGGGTCACGCGCACGGGCTTCGAGGACGCCCTGTTCGCCGCGTGGCGCGGCGACCCGGCGTTCGTGCTCAACCAGGACGCCTACCGTTCCGGCTCGGTCCTCGTGGCCGGTCCGGACTTCGGCACCGGCTCGTCGCGCGAGCACGCCGTGTGGGCGCTGAAGGACTACGGCTTCCGCGTCGTGATCTCGCCGCGGTTCGCCGACATCTTCCGCGGCAACTCCGGCAAGCAGGGTCTCCTGGCGGCCCAGGTCGGCCAGGAGGACGTCGAGCTGCTGTGGAAGATCCTCGAGACGCGACCCGGCACCGAGGTGACGGTCGACCTCGCGTCGCGCACCGTGACGTGCGACGACGTCGTCGTCCCGTTCCAGGTGGACGACTACACGCGCTGGCGCCTCATGGAGGGTCTGGACGACATCGGACTCACCCTTCAGCACGCCGACGAGATCACCGAGTTCGAGAAGCGCCGCGAGTCCTGGCGCCCCGCCACGCTGCCGGCGAAGCACCTGCCGCCCGTCGACGTGCGCCCGGCACGTCCCGTCGTGCCGCTGGGCCTCGGCCCGACACGCGGCGCGTGA
- the murA gene encoding UDP-N-acetylglucosamine 1-carboxyvinyltransferase: protein MSDLLYVDGGNPLRGEITVRGAKNFVSKAMVAALLGETPSELRNVPQIRDVTVVSGLLRLHGVKVEIDEDAGTISLDPTDVESAHVADIDAHAGSSRIPILFCGPLLHRLGEAFIPDLGGCRIGDRPINFHLDILRQFGAVVDKTHNGIHIRAPHRLQGTKIQLPYPSVGATEQLLLTAVRAEGITELANAAIEPEIMDLINVLQKMGAIISVDTDRVIRIEGVDRLVGFQHTALSDRIEAASWASAALATGGDVYVRGATQPEMTTFLNTFRKVGGEFTIDDGGIRFFHPGGDLRSIQLETDVHPGFMTDWQQPLVVALTQARGLSIVHETVYENRFGFVDALVGMGATIQVYKECLGGRPCRFGQRNFYHSAVISGPTPLSAAEIEVPDLRGGFSHLIAALAAKGTSAVRGISLIDRGYERFTDKLEALGAQFSREDHGRR, encoded by the coding sequence ATGAGCGACCTGCTGTACGTCGACGGTGGCAACCCGCTTCGGGGCGAGATCACCGTCCGAGGGGCCAAGAACTTCGTCTCCAAGGCGATGGTCGCCGCACTCCTCGGCGAGACGCCGAGCGAGCTGCGCAACGTGCCCCAGATCCGGGACGTGACCGTCGTGTCCGGCCTGCTGCGCCTGCACGGCGTGAAGGTCGAGATCGACGAGGACGCCGGCACGATCAGCCTCGACCCGACGGACGTCGAGTCCGCGCACGTGGCGGACATCGACGCGCACGCCGGCTCCAGCCGCATCCCGATCCTGTTCTGCGGGCCGCTGCTGCACCGTCTGGGGGAGGCGTTCATCCCCGACCTGGGCGGCTGCCGGATCGGCGACCGGCCGATCAACTTCCACCTCGACATCCTGCGCCAGTTCGGTGCCGTCGTGGACAAGACCCACAACGGCATCCACATCCGGGCGCCGCACCGTCTCCAGGGCACCAAGATCCAGCTGCCCTACCCGAGCGTCGGCGCCACCGAGCAGCTGCTGCTGACGGCCGTGCGGGCCGAGGGCATCACCGAGCTCGCGAACGCGGCCATCGAGCCCGAGATCATGGACCTCATCAACGTCCTGCAGAAGATGGGCGCGATCATCTCGGTCGACACCGACCGCGTGATCCGCATCGAGGGCGTCGACCGGCTGGTGGGCTTCCAGCACACCGCGCTGTCGGACCGCATCGAGGCGGCGTCCTGGGCGTCGGCCGCGCTGGCGACCGGGGGCGACGTGTACGTGCGGGGCGCGACCCAGCCGGAGATGACGACCTTCCTCAACACCTTCCGCAAGGTCGGCGGCGAGTTCACGATCGACGACGGCGGCATCCGGTTCTTCCACCCGGGCGGGGACCTGCGCTCGATCCAGCTCGAGACCGACGTGCACCCCGGGTTCATGACGGACTGGCAGCAGCCGCTCGTCGTGGCGCTCACCCAGGCGCGCGGCCTGTCGATCGTCCACGAGACCGTGTACGAGAACCGGTTCGGGTTCGTCGACGCGCTCGTCGGCATGGGTGCCACCATCCAGGTCTACAAGGAGTGCCTGGGCGGGCGGCCGTGCCGCTTCGGCCAGCGCAACTTCTACCACTCGGCCGTGATCTCCGGCCCGACGCCCCTGTCGGCCGCCGAGATCGAGGTCCCGGACCTGCGGGGCGGCTTCAGCCACCTCATCGCGGCGCTGGCGGCCAAGGGCACGTCGGCGGTGCGCGGCATCAGCCTCATCGACCGGGGCTACGAGCGGTTCACCGACAAGCTCGAGGCGCTCGGTGCCCAGTTCAGCCGCGAGGACCACGGGCGGCGCTGA
- a CDS encoding trans-sulfuration enzyme family protein, whose translation MTTSAPASPDLPPTDRTTLSPRTLAVSAGRPARAPGGSLNPPVVLSSTFVSQGSPTPGEHLYGRIGTPAWEPFEQALAALERVDHAALGLPSDGPPATVFASGMAAIDAALALVPLGGRVVAPRHAYQVTLVLLRELEERGLLRLDVVDVADTEAVVTALRGSDGTPAAMLWLESPTNPMLEVADVPALVAAAHDLDALVVVDSTFATPLVQRPLAHGADVVVHSVTKYLAGHSDVVLGATVTDDPALHGRLVAHRTTHGAIAGPFEVWLALRGLRTLALRVERAQANAAELARRLADHPHVVEVRYPGLPGDPGHARAAAQMDGFGAIVGLRPVGGPAGADALVDAVDLWVPATSLGGVESTLERRRRFATESPTVPQDLVRLSVGIEDVEDLWSDLDAALTAASRAAQA comes from the coding sequence GTGACGACGTCGGCGCCCGCCTCCCCGGACCTCCCGCCCACCGACCGGACGACGCTCTCGCCGCGGACGCTCGCCGTCAGCGCGGGGCGTCCGGCCCGGGCTCCCGGCGGATCGCTCAACCCGCCCGTGGTGCTCTCGTCGACGTTCGTGTCCCAGGGCTCCCCGACGCCCGGCGAGCACCTGTACGGCCGGATCGGCACACCGGCCTGGGAGCCGTTCGAGCAGGCCCTGGCGGCGCTCGAGCGCGTCGACCACGCCGCGCTCGGCCTACCGTCGGACGGTCCCCCGGCGACGGTGTTCGCGTCCGGCATGGCGGCGATCGACGCCGCGCTGGCGCTCGTGCCCCTCGGCGGACGCGTGGTCGCGCCCCGGCACGCCTACCAGGTCACGCTGGTGCTGCTGCGCGAGCTGGAGGAGCGTGGGCTGCTGCGTCTCGACGTGGTCGACGTCGCGGACACCGAGGCGGTCGTGACGGCGCTCCGGGGCTCCGACGGGACGCCTGCGGCGATGCTCTGGCTCGAGTCCCCCACCAACCCGATGCTCGAGGTCGCCGACGTCCCCGCCCTGGTGGCGGCGGCGCACGACCTCGACGCCCTCGTCGTGGTCGACAGCACCTTCGCGACGCCCCTCGTCCAGCGGCCGCTCGCGCACGGCGCCGACGTCGTCGTGCACTCGGTCACCAAGTACCTCGCCGGGCACTCCGACGTCGTGCTCGGCGCCACCGTCACCGACGACCCGGCCCTGCACGGGCGGCTCGTCGCGCACCGCACCACCCACGGGGCGATCGCCGGGCCGTTCGAGGTGTGGCTCGCACTGCGGGGGCTGCGCACGCTCGCGCTGCGCGTCGAGCGCGCGCAGGCCAACGCGGCCGAGCTGGCGCGGCGCCTGGCGGACCACCCGCACGTCGTCGAGGTGCGCTACCCGGGTCTGCCCGGCGACCCGGGCCACGCGCGTGCCGCCGCCCAGATGGACGGGTTCGGTGCGATCGTGGGCCTGCGGCCGGTCGGCGGGCCCGCCGGCGCCGACGCGCTCGTCGACGCGGTCGACCTGTGGGTGCCGGCCACGAGCCTCGGTGGGGTCGAGTCGACGCTCGAGCGTCGTCGCCGCTTCGCGACCGAGTCGCCCACGGTGCCGCAGGACCTCGTCCGGCTGTCGGTCGGGATCGAGGACGTCGAGGACCTGTGGTCCGACCTCGACGCCGCGCTGACGGCGGCGAGCCGGGCCGCGCAGGCCTGA
- a CDS encoding lysophospholipid acyltransferase family protein produces the protein MPSPSRSNLVYRNVARIVRTFLFATTRPDWHGAEHLPAEGGFIAVANHLTEVDPLTFAHYLWDNGHVPRVLAKSSLFTVPVVGPVLRATGQIPVHRETAAAGDSLRSAVVAVQQGECVAVFPEGTLTRDPDLWPMAGRTGVARLALTTRAPVVPVAQWGMQDLLARYGKVLKPFPRKKVTVVAGPPVDLSDLYDRPHDTATLREATERVMAAITVLLEQIRAEQAPAERYDMRRRRATGDGTAA, from the coding sequence GTGCCGTCGCCGTCGCGTTCCAACCTCGTCTACCGCAACGTCGCACGCATCGTGCGCACGTTCCTGTTCGCGACGACCCGTCCCGACTGGCACGGTGCCGAGCACCTGCCCGCCGAGGGCGGGTTCATCGCCGTCGCGAACCACCTGACGGAGGTGGACCCGCTGACGTTCGCGCACTACCTGTGGGACAACGGGCACGTGCCGCGCGTGCTGGCCAAGTCCTCGCTGTTCACCGTGCCCGTCGTCGGGCCCGTCCTGCGGGCCACCGGCCAGATCCCCGTGCACCGCGAGACGGCCGCCGCGGGCGACTCGCTGCGGTCGGCGGTCGTCGCCGTGCAGCAGGGCGAGTGCGTCGCCGTCTTCCCCGAGGGGACCCTCACGCGTGACCCCGACCTGTGGCCCATGGCGGGGCGCACCGGGGTGGCCCGCCTGGCGCTGACGACCCGCGCCCCCGTCGTGCCCGTGGCGCAGTGGGGCATGCAGGACCTGCTCGCCCGCTACGGCAAGGTCCTCAAGCCGTTCCCCCGCAAGAAGGTCACGGTCGTCGCGGGTCCGCCGGTCGACCTGTCGGACCTCTACGACCGGCCGCACGACACCGCGACGCTGCGCGAGGCGACCGAACGGGTGATGGCGGCGATCACGGTCCTGCTCGAGCAGATCCGCGCCGAGCAGGCGCCCGCCGAGCGCTACGACATGCGGCGCAGGCGCGCGACCGGCGACGGGACGGCGGCATGA
- the leuC gene encoding 3-isopropylmalate dehydratase large subunit, with product MAGTLAEKVWEAHVVRRGTDGAPDLLYIDLHLVHEVTSPQAFEGLRLAGRPVRRPDLTLATEDHNTPTLDIDRPIADLTSRTQIQTLRNNVAEFGVRIHSLGDADQGIVHQVGPQLGLTQPGLTVVCGDSHTSTHGAFGALAFGIGTSEVEHVLATQTLPLAPFKTMAITVNGALPIGASAKDIILAIIAKIGTGGGQGYVLEYRGEAIRNLSMEGRMTICNMSIEAGARAGMIAPDQTTFDYLQGRPHAPEGADWDAAVEYWRTLRTDDDAVFDAEVVLEAADLEPFVTWGTNPGQGLPLSGNVPVPEQIADANERVAAERAIEYMGLVPGQPLRDIKVDTVFIGSCTNGRIEDLRAVAKLVKDRKKADDVRVLVVPASARVRLQAEAEGLDQIFLDFGAEWRNAGCSMCLGMNPDQLAPQERSASTSNRNFEGRQGKGGRTHLVSPLVAAATAIRGTLSSVADLGADVPVPDGSPLTSDDALQTA from the coding sequence ATGGCCGGCACGCTGGCGGAGAAGGTCTGGGAGGCGCACGTCGTGCGTCGTGGCACGGACGGTGCACCGGACCTGCTGTACATCGACCTGCACCTGGTGCACGAGGTCACCAGCCCGCAGGCGTTCGAGGGCCTGCGCCTGGCCGGTCGACCGGTCCGTCGCCCCGATCTCACCCTCGCCACCGAGGACCACAACACGCCGACGCTCGACATCGACCGGCCGATCGCCGACCTGACGAGCCGGACGCAGATCCAGACGCTGCGCAACAACGTCGCCGAGTTCGGCGTCCGCATCCACTCGCTGGGCGACGCCGACCAGGGGATCGTGCACCAGGTCGGTCCCCAGCTCGGCCTGACGCAGCCCGGGCTGACCGTCGTCTGCGGCGACTCGCACACCTCGACGCACGGCGCCTTCGGCGCGCTCGCGTTCGGCATCGGCACGAGCGAGGTCGAGCACGTCCTGGCGACGCAGACCCTCCCGCTCGCGCCCTTCAAGACGATGGCGATCACCGTCAACGGCGCGCTGCCGATCGGCGCGAGCGCGAAGGACATCATCCTGGCGATCATCGCCAAGATCGGCACCGGCGGCGGCCAGGGCTACGTCCTGGAGTACCGCGGCGAGGCCATCCGCAACCTCTCGATGGAGGGGCGGATGACGATCTGCAACATGTCGATCGAGGCCGGTGCGCGCGCGGGGATGATCGCGCCCGACCAGACCACCTTCGACTACCTCCAGGGGCGCCCGCACGCCCCCGAGGGCGCTGACTGGGACGCGGCCGTCGAGTACTGGCGCACGCTGCGCACCGACGACGACGCGGTCTTCGACGCCGAGGTCGTGCTCGAGGCCGCCGACCTGGAGCCGTTCGTGACGTGGGGCACCAACCCCGGCCAGGGTCTGCCGCTGTCCGGCAACGTCCCCGTGCCGGAGCAGATCGCCGACGCCAACGAGCGCGTCGCGGCCGAGCGCGCGATCGAGTACATGGGCCTGGTCCCGGGCCAGCCGCTGCGCGACATCAAGGTCGACACCGTCTTCATCGGCTCCTGCACCAACGGCCGCATCGAGGACCTGCGGGCCGTCGCCAAGCTCGTCAAGGACCGCAAGAAGGCCGACGACGTGCGCGTCCTGGTCGTGCCCGCCTCCGCGCGCGTCCGGCTGCAGGCCGAGGCCGAGGGGCTCGACCAGATCTTCCTCGACTTCGGTGCCGAGTGGCGCAACGCCGGCTGCTCGATGTGCCTGGGCATGAACCCCGACCAGCTCGCGCCGCAGGAGCGCTCGGCGTCGACGTCGAACCGCAACTTCGAGGGACGGCAGGGCAAGGGCGGACGCACGCACCTGGTCTCGCCGCTCGTCGCGGCCGCCACGGCGATCCGCGGCACGCTGTCGTCGGTCGCGGACCTCGGCGCCGACGTCCCCGTCCCGGACGGCAGCCCCCTGACGTCCGACGACGCGCTGCAGACCGCCTGA